Proteins from a genomic interval of Arachis hypogaea cultivar Tifrunner chromosome 10, arahy.Tifrunner.gnm2.J5K5, whole genome shotgun sequence:
- the LOC140175576 gene encoding protein MAIN-LIKE 1-like, which yields MGDDLERLYRLDGVTHIAGVINDEVSTEIFLILADVAYQLGLPVDGRYVSGCLSEFHIYIQGGRPAWVWFQELLGVIPPPSQVQKYAVNCSWFQETFGECLEGADEETVRRYARAYIMMLLGTQLFADKSGNRIHIRWLPYVARLEEMGTYSWGSAALAWLYRCMC from the exons ATGGGAGACGATCTGGAACGTTTGTATCGCTTGGACGGAGTTactcatatagccggggtcatcaacgacgaggttagtacggAAATATTTCTGATTCTAGCG gacgtggcataccagctggGTTTGCCAGTGGACGGTCGTTACGTGAGCGGGTGCCTATCAGAGTTCCATATATACATCCAGGGTGGCCGTCCAGCCTGGGtctggttccaggagttgctcgGAGTGATACCTCCTCCTagccaggttcagaagtacgcagtgaactgcagctggtttcaggagacTTTTGGTGAGTGCCTTGAGGGGGCCGATGAGGAGACTGTGCGCCGATATGcccgtgcgtacatcatgatgttgttgggcacgcAGCTGTTTGCGGACAAGTCCGGGAACCGCATTCACATTAGATGGCTTCCGTACGTAGCTAGGCTGGAGGAGATGGGTACCTACAGCTGGGGTTCTGCAGCACtggcatggttgtaccggtgcatgtgctgA
- the LOC112715134 gene encoding large ribosomal subunit protein P3z produces the protein MGVFTFVLRKSGGEWTAKQHNGDIEESSSDTFEIQRKLVKAVCAVDSSGAVQSSFSTVTPSSAVFQVVVGGAVFVGGGAAAAAAPAGGAAPAAEAAPAAAKKEEKVEEEDDEDFGMSLFD, from the exons ATGGGAGTTTTCACTTTCGTGCTTCGCAAATCCGGCGGAGAATGGACGGCGAAGCAGCATAACGGCGACATCGAGGAATCGTCTTCCGACACCTTCGAAATCCAACGGAAGCTCGTTAAGGCCGTCTGCGCAGTCGATTCATCTGGCGCCGTTCAATCCTCTTTCTCCACAGTTACCCCTTCCTCCGCCGTTTTCCAG GTGGTTGTGGGTGGTGCGGTGTTTGTTGGAGGTGGTGCAGCGGCTGCAGCTGCTCCCGCAGGAGGAGCTGCCCCAGCTGCTGAGGCCGCCCCGGCTGCAgcgaagaaggaagagaaggttGAGGAAGAAGACGATGAAGATTTTGGAATGTCACTTTTTGATTAG